The Streptomyces sannanensis genome includes the window CGATCGAGGTGCTGCGCGCGCTCACCGAACACGACGCGGAGGACTGGCTCGTCCACACTCTTTGCACCCTGTACGCCGACCACGGCCGGTCCCGAGAGGGCCTGGCCCACCTCGATGCCATCAAGGCACGAAGAGACGGCAAGGAGTACTGGGACCTCTTCCAAATGCGGCTTCCGCTCATGGCCGACTGCGGCCTGCTCGACGAAGCGATCGAGCAGACGCGGGCGCACCCCGAGGGCGACACCTGGTACGCGGCCTGGGCCTTGTCCGACATGCTTGACAAAGCCGGCCGCACCGAAGAAGCCGACGCAGTCCTCGCACAGCACCCGGCAGTCAACAGCTCTCTTCGTGCCGAGCGCCTTATCGACCTCGGCCGCATCCAAGACGCTGTACGACTCCTCCAGCAGCCGATAAGCAAACCGACCACACCCGCATGGGACGGCACCTACTCCACCGAACCACCGTTCTGACAGCTCGGGCTGGTATGCGCCACGTCTCCACCGTACGTCGCGGGCCGGTTCAGTCGTTGCCCTCGTCGTCTTCGACGGCGTCCGGGTCCCGGAGAGGGCGCAGGCCCTGGCCGGGGCCGCTGGCCTTGATGTTGAACAGGTAGCGGCCCAGGATCTCCTTATCTGGACACCTTCGAGTGACGCCTGAACCGGCGCCGTGGCCGCGGAGGTACAGGTCTCGTTGGGCCATCCGAGTGCAGGCTTGGGGAGGCCGGTGTGCGGGTGGTCAAGGAACGCGATGGCGGTGTCGTACGCCGGGTGCGGTTGGTCGACGGTGGTGAACCGGTCACGGCGGCCTGTCGGTTCCTGGATCACCTGGTCGAATGGGGTTTCTCGCCGCACACGATCTGCGCCTACGCGTACGACCTGCGGCGCCTGTTCACCTTCCTCGCTGCTGAGGGCATGGACTGGCGCGAGTTCCGGGGCCCGGATGCCTTGCGGCTGCTGGCGTTCCTACGGCGGGCGCCCTCGCGCCGACCGGCCCAGCGGCTCGGCCTGACGGTCGTGGTCGGCCCGGAGACGCCGGGCAGCCTGCTCGCACCGGCGACGGTGAACCGGATCCTGGCGGCCGTTTCCAGCTTCTACGACTGGGCGGTGGTTGCCGAGGAGTACGACGGCGACTCCCCGATGCAGAAGCGCCTTGACCCCGCACTTGCCCGGGTGCCGGACCGGCATCAGCCGTTCATGGGCCGCGCGAGCCGTCAGCAGCCGATGCGCCGCACGGTGACGGTCAAGCAACCGCAGCGCCTGCCGCGCCCCGTGGACGAGGCGGTGCTGGAGCAGTTCATCGGCAGCTTGAAGCGGCTGCGGGACCTGGCGGTGTTCCTGCTGATGCTGGATGGCGGACTGCGGCCGGGCGAGGTGCTGTCGCTGCACCTGGACGACATCTCCTACGGTCGACGCCGGGTGACGGTCCGCAAGCGCGACGACCACCCGCGCGGGGTCCGCGGCAAGTCCCGCACGGAACGGGTCGTGGACCTGCATGAGCCTCGCACCCTGGACGCGGTCAGCCGCTACGTGATGCACGAGCGCCCGCTCGATGCGACCAGCGCGTTCGTGTTCCTGGTCGGAGGAAGGGGCACCCGCCGCCTGGAGCCGCTGGGCTACGACGCGGTGGTGCGGCTGTTCGCGCGGCGGCTGGACAAGCTCGGTCTGCGCACGCCGGAGACCACGCCGCACGCGCTGCGGCACACTCACGCCACCGCGATGTGGGAGGGCGGGATGCGGGAGCTGTCGCTGCAGAAGCGATTGGGACACGCGTCGCCTGAGTCTACGAAAGTTTACACCCGGGTCTCCGACGAGGCTGTCCTGGCCGACTACATCCGCGCGCTGGAGAACAACCGGTGACCGCGCTCGCCCTCGTTCCGGAACCGGCCCGCCGCCGGTGTCACGCGCCGAGGGAGGAGTACCTCGCTTGGGTCCGGACGACGTTCGCCGACGCTCCGGCGTCGATCAAGTCCCGCCAGTACTTCCACAACCGTTTCCTCAAGCACTGGCCGGACCTGGAGGACTGGTTTGCCGAGCCCCTGCTGGTCCGCCTGGACCTGCACGGCCGCGTCGCGCATGAGCCGGGCAAACGCATCGGGCCATCCCACGAGGCAGGCCCCTATCTCGCCTACCTCTCGCTGGTGCACGGCATCCAACTGGACGCCGACTACGTCCTCAGCCGCAACTTCGACAGCCTGTTCGTCCCCAAGGTCGCCGCCGGCCTCGGGCTCGACCTGGACCTGCTCGATTCGCTCTCCGCCCGCATGCTCCAGCTCGGCTATGCGCCCGTCAGCGGCCGGTCCGTCCTCACCTGGACCTTCACCCGCCTTCTGCTGATGCGCGGTGACCCCGATCTGCGCGCGATCCGGCTCGACGACCTCAGCACACTCGCCGAGGAGATCAAGCGCTACTGCACCCGGCCGGAGGCCGGGTGCAGGCCAGCCATGTCTCCAACGCGCGGCGCCGCATGCCCATGGACCAGCTCGCCGAGATCTACCAGAAGGCGTGCCTGACCAGGCTGCACGGCGTCCATGTGCTGCTGTTCAACATCGGACAGGTCCCCGAGCCCCCGTTCCACGGCCTGAAGACCGCCGAACTCTGGCGAACCGAACTCACCCCTCCCGAGACGCCGTCGGCGCTCGCCGCCCCGGTGACGCGCTGGCTGTCGGGACGGCTACAGACCAACGACCGCGCGCAGTCGGTCCGCCACTCACGCGACGCCTTCCGCTACTTCCTGCGCTGGCTCGCCCAGGCCCACCCCGACATCGACGCGATGACCCAGCTGGAGCGCCGGCACATCGAGGGCTTCATGGCCCACCTGCACGAACACGTCAACGCCCGCACCGGACGGCCGCTGACGGCACGGTCCCGCTACACCTACCTCAGTCCGCTGCTTCAGTTCTTCCGCGAAACCAGCCAATGGGGCTGGAGCGATGTCCCGGGCCGGCCCCTGCTCGGCCGCTCCGACATGCCCAAACTCCCCTCCGCGCTCCCGCGCTTCATCCCCCGGGCCGAGCTGGACCGCCTCATGGAAGCGGTCGAGGAACTTCGAAGACCCGCACCAACGCACCGCCCTGCTTCTGCTGCGCTGGAGCGGCGCCCGGCGCGGGGAGATCGCACGGCTGACCCTGGACTGCCTGGACGCCTACCCCGACGGCTACCCGCGGCTGCGGATCCCGGTCGGCAAGACCTACACCGCGCGCATGGTCCCCCTGCACCCCCAAGCGGCGGACGCGCTGCGGGAGCTGATCGACACGGCCAAGGCCGCGAACGCCGCGGCCCGCCACGACGCATGGGCCCAGCGGTCGGTCCGCTACGTGTTCATGCGGCGGGGCAAGCCCATGGGCCGGCAGTTCCTCTACGCCGATGCCCTGGAAATCGCCTGCCGCAAGGCCGGGCTCGTCGACGGCGACGGCAATCCCACCGTGACCGCCCACCGGTTTCGCCACACCGTCGGCACCCAGCTCGCCGAAGGGGGAGCCCAGATTCAAACGATCATGGCGATCCTCGGGCACCGCAACGCGCAGATGTCCGCGACCTACTCCCACATCAGCGACCCCGTCCTGAAAGAGCAGTACGAGAAGGTCATCGCAGCTGGCGGGCGGATCGCAGGCCCCGCCGCAGAGGAACTACTGACCAGCCGGATCGGCGAAGACACCCTGAACTGGCTCAAGACCAACTTCTTCAAAACCGAACTCGAACTCGGCCACTTCCTACGGGCACCGGCCGAAGGGCCCTGCGAGTGCGACCTCTACCTCCGCTGCTCGAAGTTCCTCACCACGAGCGAGTACGCACCGCGCCTGCGGTCCCGGCTCGCCCGTGAACAGCAGCTCGCCCAGGACGCCGTCGAACGCGGCTGGCCCCGCGAAGTTGAGCGACACAACGCCATCGCCGAACGGATCTGCGGCCTCCTCGCAGACCTCGGAGAGAGCACCGAACCCGCCCCTGACGAACACTGCTGACCAGCGCTCCGGCTGAGGGAAGCCAATCCAACAACCAGCTAGAGGTTCGACCGCGTGCCGGGCAAGATCTTCGCCATGAACTCGCTGAACGACACCAACTGGGTGAGAACACGGGCGGACCTCGTTGCTTACATCAAGCAGCTCAGCCAAGAGGCCGAGGTTCAGACCAACGGTTGGGAGAACCAATCACTCGATCGCTACCTCGAAGCGCTCAGCGCCTGGACCAACGACATGGATGGCTACTTCATCAACCGCGGAGAGCCTGCTCCCGACCGGCCCGACTGGAGCTTGATCGCCGACATGCTGAGGGCGGCCTGTTTCTACGAATAAGCCATCACCACCCCATGAATCGTCCAGATAAAAGTTGATGTGCCGGTCCTTGAGCGGGGAGAGGCGGGCGACGTCCTCGTCCTTGATGTCGTGGCCCTCGGCGCGGAGCTGGGCGACGGCGGCGTCCAGGTAGCGGGTGTTCCACAGGACCACGGCGTTGAGGACCAGGCCGAGAGCTGCGAGCTGGTCCTCCTGGCCCTCGCGGTACGCCTGGCGGATCTGGCCGCGGCCGCCGTGGCAGATCGCCTGCCTCCTGAAGGCGGTCGGCCATCTGCCGCCACGCCGCGTCCAGCCCCCGGGTGAGCTGGGCCAGGTGCTCCTCCGCGTCTTCGGTCAGGGACAGGCCCGCGAGCACGTCCGCGCGCATCGCCTCCCACCGCGGACCGTCCAGCAGCCGGGCGCGCGGGTCCGCCCACCGGTTCGACGGGGAGGCGAACACGTCGCGCCGGTTCAGGGCGCGGTGCAGCTGCTCCAGGACGCACACCACGTACGCGTCGCGGTCGACCGCGCCCTGCGGCAGCTTGGCGTTGGAGAACACCGCGCGCTTCCACATCGCCGGCACCAGTTCGGCGTCGACCTCGCGGGGCAGCAGCGGCCGGTCCTTGACCCGGCGCCGCGAGAGCGCGGGCAGGCGACGCACGGCCTTGAGGATGCGCCGACCGGCCAGGGCGGCGCCCAGCGCGTCCGACTCGCCCAGCAGGGACAGGAACGGGCGCACAGTGTTGTAGCGCAGGGCCAGCTTTTCCCGCATCGCGGCTTCGGCCGAGCCGTCGTCCTCGGGCACCAACGCCTCGACGGTCGCGACCGCCCCGGCCACCGCCGTACGCGGCACGGCCTCCTCGACCGCCGCCCACAGCGCGGCGACGTCCAGGTCCGCCTCGTGCTCGGCGACCAGGTCCAGCTCCTCGGTGAGGATCTTCGACGCCTTCGCCAGGATCCGGGCCGCCTTCTCCAGCTGCGGCAGCATCGCCAGCCGCTCCCGGTCCGATGCACGGCGGGCCGGGCTGATCAGCCGGTTCGCCATCAGCACCGCGAACAGATCCAGCGCGTCATCGACCGCCTGCGCCTCCAGCTGGCGCACCACCGCCGTCAGCAGCGCGGTCCTCCGCGGCTCCGGCGCCCGCAAAATCGTCTGCGCCTTGCTCAGCTGCCCGTACCGGGCCAGCGCGGACAGCCGGTTCACCGGCACCCGCGACAGGTTCACCCGCCCCAGCGCGAACGAGGAGATCTCCTCCACCCGCTCCATCGCCCGCACCATCGCCGTGCCCGTCGACTTCACCGGCGGCGTACGCAGCCGCTCCAGCTCCGAGACCCGCCTGCCCTCCGGCACCACCAGCAGCTCCGCCAACGCCGGCGCGAGCGCCGCATCCGCCCGGACCGTCGCCCGGGCCACCGCCTCGTACAGGCGCCGCTCGGCCGCCGTACGGGCCTCCGACACCTGCCGGGCCAACACCGACACGCCCGGCAGCAGCACCCGGTTCTTCCGCAGCCACGTCACCGCGTGGTTGAACAGCGCCACTGGCCCCTCGGCGTGCGTCCACGCCCGCCCGTACAGGAAGCTGCGGAACTCCCGCCCCCACTTCCGGTCGGTGAAGTCCCGGTACTTGAACCGCCTCTGGATCTCGTCCGCGTGCTCGTACACCGTCGAGCGCCGCTCGGCGTACCGCTTCACGCACGAGGCGTCCGCGATACCGAGCTGCCCCGCCAGGTACTCCAGGACCTCCCACGGCACCGCGAGCGGGTCCTCGCCCAGGAACCGGCCGACGTAGCGGACCGTACAGATTTGCACCGCCATCCCCAGCCGGTGCGCGTCCGTACGACGCAGCGCGATCAGATCCCGGTCGTCATCGTCGAGGAAGAAGAACCGCTCCAGCTCCGGGCGCGTGGGCGCCTCGGTGAACGTCCCGCACGCCTCGGCCTTTATCTGTACGCAGGCCAGACGTGTCAGGGACGTTCGCCACGAGGGATCGGCGAAGTCGCGCAGCCTCGTGGCTGACAGTTGGTCGTGCCGTTGTCCGTGACGGTCGTTACCTCATCCGAGTAGCCAGCGAGTGGGGAGGTCGGGATGTACGTGCGTCGGGTCGTGGGGGCTGGAGCGCGTCGGGAGACGTACACGGTCGTGGACGGCGACGGGAGGGTCGTCGAGATGGTGGACGACTACCTCGCACTGTGTACCGACCGGGAGCACTCGCCGAACACCCTGCGGGCCCGCGCCTTCGACCTGAAGGCGTGGCTGGTCTTCCTGTATCTCCTGGGCCTCGATCCGCTGACCGCGTCTCCTGAGCACGTGGACCAGTTCGCCGGCTGGCTGCGCCGCCCCGTCCAGCCCGGCCGTCTGCGTTCGGCGGACACGGACAGTGGCCCGGCACGGGAGGCATCGACAGTGAACCGTGCGCTGAACAGCGTCTACATGTTCTACGAGTTCCTCGCCCGCCGCGGTGTCGGGATGGGCGCTCAGCTGATCCACCGCCGGGCGACCTCGATCGGTGACCACGGCGGCTTCCTCGCGGGGATCGCCGAGCGGCAGGTCACCGTCCGGCCGACACGGCTGAAGCAGACCAAGCGCCGACCGCCGACGCTGACTGACGCCGAGGTCCAGCAGATCCTGGACGCCTGCGACCGGGTTCGCGACCGGCTGCTGATGGCCTTGATGTTCGAGACGGGCTGCCGGATCGGCCAGGCGCTGGCACTTCGCCACGAGGACATCAACACCGACCGGCGGACGCTCACCCTGCGGCCGCGCGAGGACAACGCCAACCGGGCACGGGGCAAAAGCCGCGACCCGAAGGAGATCCCGGTCCGGTGCACGCTGCTCGACCTCTACACCGACTACCTGTTCGCCGAGTACGGCGAGTTGGACTGCGACTACGTGTTCGTGAATCTGTGGAACGGCGTGGTCGGCACGCCGATGGGGTACTGGGCGGCGATGAGCCTGGTCAAGCGGCTGCGGCGGCGCACGGGCATCGACTTTCACCCACATCAATTCCGGCACACCCACGCGACCGCGCTCCTGCGGGCGGGCGTGCGGCTGGAGGTGGCGAGCGAGTTGCTCACGCATGGCTCGGTCCGCACCACGGCCGAGATCTACGGGCACCTCGACGTCGATGACCTCGCCGAGGAGCTGGACCGTGTCGGCTTCAGGGGCTTGCGGTGAGCGCCGACGGTGGGATGGCCGCCGTCGTCCCGTTCCCCGGAGACCCACAGGTCGCGGCCCTGCTGAGCGTGGTGAGCAGTTGTCTGCGGAAGAACGCCTCGCGGGGGTTGTGCGCCGAGCACGACCTGGCCTGGCGGAAGGCCGGCCGACCGGACCGCGAGGCGTGGATTGCGGACCCGGCGAACTGGCCGGCCGGGCTGAGCCTGGACGTGGCTTCCTGCCGGGTCGGCGGATGCCCGTATTCGGGCGGCCTGTCACGCCTGTGTGACCTGCACCTCGCTGACTGGAACGGCCTGCACTCGCGTGGCCGGCGCATCGGCGTCATCGAGTACGCCGCCGCGGCTCCGGTCCTCGATCGCCCGGCCGTGGGGCCGTGCAGCTTCCCTGCCTGCGGCTACGGCGTCAGCCGCCACCAGCTGTGCGACGGCCACCACTACCGCTGGGCGAAGATCGGCCGACCTCCGCTTGCAGAGTTCCCCGCCG containing:
- a CDS encoding DUF7660 family protein; amino-acid sequence: MPGKIFAMNSLNDTNWVRTRADLVAYIKQLSQEAEVQTNGWENQSLDRYLEALSAWTNDMDGYFINRGEPAPDRPDWSLIADMLRAACFYE
- a CDS encoding tyrosine-type recombinase/integrase, whose amino-acid sequence is MYVRRVVGAGARRETYTVVDGDGRVVEMVDDYLALCTDREHSPNTLRARAFDLKAWLVFLYLLGLDPLTASPEHVDQFAGWLRRPVQPGRLRSADTDSGPAREASTVNRALNSVYMFYEFLARRGVGMGAQLIHRRATSIGDHGGFLAGIAERQVTVRPTRLKQTKRRPPTLTDAEVQQILDACDRVRDRLLMALMFETGCRIGQALALRHEDINTDRRTLTLRPREDNANRARGKSRDPKEIPVRCTLLDLYTDYLFAEYGELDCDYVFVNLWNGVVGTPMGYWAAMSLVKRLRRRTGIDFHPHQFRHTHATALLRAGVRLEVASELLTHGSVRTTAEIYGHLDVDDLAEELDRVGFRGLR
- a CDS encoding tyrosine-type recombinase/integrase; protein product: MSRAGPCSAAPTCPNSPPRSRASSPGPSWTASWKRSRNFEDPHQRTALLLLRWSGARRGEIARLTLDCLDAYPDGYPRLRIPVGKTYTARMVPLHPQAADALRELIDTAKAANAAARHDAWAQRSVRYVFMRRGKPMGRQFLYADALEIACRKAGLVDGDGNPTVTAHRFRHTVGTQLAEGGAQIQTIMAILGHRNAQMSATYSHISDPVLKEQYEKVIAAGGRIAGPAAEELLTSRIGEDTLNWLKTNFFKTELELGHFLRAPAEGPCECDLYLRCSKFLTTSEYAPRLRSRLAREQQLAQDAVERGWPREVERHNAIAERICGLLADLGESTEPAPDEHC
- a CDS encoding tyrosine-type recombinase/integrase translates to MRVVKERDGGVVRRVRLVDGGEPVTAACRFLDHLVEWGFSPHTICAYAYDLRRLFTFLAAEGMDWREFRGPDALRLLAFLRRAPSRRPAQRLGLTVVVGPETPGSLLAPATVNRILAAVSSFYDWAVVAEEYDGDSPMQKRLDPALARVPDRHQPFMGRASRQQPMRRTVTVKQPQRLPRPVDEAVLEQFIGSLKRLRDLAVFLLMLDGGLRPGEVLSLHLDDISYGRRRVTVRKRDDHPRGVRGKSRTERVVDLHEPRTLDAVSRYVMHERPLDATSAFVFLVGGRGTRRLEPLGYDAVVRLFARRLDKLGLRTPETTPHALRHTHATAMWEGGMRELSLQKRLGHASPESTKVYTRVSDEAVLADYIRALENNR